The genomic DNA gctggtactttttttttttttaaaggaaacaaagCTAACTGGTGTGCACTGAGTAAAACTCTATTGATCTGTTATCCTTAGGTGCAGTAAACATTCCAGGAGCTGGAGTTCACCTGATCGATCTGTTGTTTCTTTGAGCAGCCTTGTTGTTTAATTCACTCTCTGCCCTCTCGTACAGCCCATGCCGTAGGCGTCCGTCGTCCTGTTTGTGCCGCTGCGTTAAGCCCGCAGGTCTCTGCGTTTCCAGTTAATGTAAAGCTGTTAGATATCTAAGGAGGACAAATAAAAATAGCCCTGTGACCTAGAACACTTTGTAGTCTCTTTGAATTAAGTGCATTATTGTTCGTGTAATGATCTTCAGACAAAATAAGTACGAGGTTGTTTTTAGCTTCAAAAAGTTAATCATTAAAGCTCAGGTCTAAAATTAGAGCAACTTGACTTAAAAATTTACTGGAATGTCCAGACCAGGACAGtcatggttttgggttttttacctTTGCTCCTTTAATTGTGTATTGAAGTGCAAGTTGGATGAAACTAGAGGCTGCCCAGAACAGAGCAGTGTGTAGTCACAAGGTACAGTAGCAGACCCTTTGGATGCAGGTGGCACAAAATACTCTTGTCTTCTGCTACATTTATGCAAAATTAAGGTCTTGGAAAATAGTGTAGTAGTATTGTTTCCATGTGAAAAGTTAGCatctattaaatattaaatatctgaGATGTTGTCGTGAGTAAAACAGTGAAATAAGTGCCCAGCCTGGACCTGAGGTTTCCATAACAGCTGTCGTTGTCTGGAGGGGAGGAATCGTAACTGGGTTTAATCGGGAATTTCTCTGTGCTTGGTTAGAACCGTGTAgtgcgggggaggggagggatcGCTGGGAATGCTTATGCGTCTGGCTCCGGGAAGGAACGCTGGAGGGCGTTAGGTGTTACTTGAAGTAGATCTCGGTCAAGATTTATCGTCAAtgggttttaatttaaaaaaggaaaacaaaacaggcaCCAGGACTTTATCCCAGCTCACCCTCTGCCCAGCGCCGCCGATGCGCATGCGCGACCAGGCAGAGCGGGGCGACTCTGCCGCTGGGGTGTTGGCCCCGCCCCACTCCGCCCACGCCCCGCCCCTCGATGACTCCCATTGGCTGCGGTGCGCCGAGGGGCGGGGCCGAGGCGATACTGTCCGGCTGCCCTCCGAGCGCACCCGCAGtcccgcggcggcagcggcggcagctCGCATTCTCTCGGCTCCCAGGAGCCTTCGCCGCCGGCTTTGCCAGCGGCACCGCGTCCCAGCGGCTCTCTGCTTACTGACGGCCAGGCGCTCTCTTGTGTTTGTTTTAACAGACTTTTCAATTGGAATAAACACCTTCAGGTCTCGGAGGCTTCTGGCTCTGAACTGCCTTCACTACTGTCGCCGCCTTCTGTCTAATGTGCTACAAGGATGAGCCCAGCATTTGGAGCTATGGAAGTGGACCACTATTCCAAGGGAGTCCTGCTCGAGCCTTTTGTCCACCAGGTCGGAGGACACTCCTGTGTCCTCCGGTTTAATGACAAGACCATCTGTAAACCCCTTATTCAGAGAGAACACCAGTTCTATGAGACTCTCCCAACAGAAATGCGTAAATTCACTCCACAATATGAGGGTAAGTTACCAAACCTTAGGATGacgttgggctttttctttctgtaaatgcAAGTGTGCTGTGCTCTCTGTTATCTCTGAAATCTCTTCTGTGTGGAAGAGATTTTAGGGTTTTCTTTTCATGTATTTTGATGTTGTCTGAGGCAGGCTGTGGAGATGCAGGGTGGAAATGCCTGCCATGGTGTTTGGGCTGACTAACAGCATTAGagtagagctgctctgctggtgaTAGCCCATATATCCCCCTTAGGCACAGGTAAGTAGCTAACAGCTTGTGAATGTTTCCAATcattctctgctgctttttttgtcgatttctatttttttttttccatttgtttaatGTTTGTTTATGGAGATTGGGTAAAATTGGTTGACAGTGTTTTGTGTAAGCTTAGTTTGTGGTCTCTTGTTCTTGAATTTCTCCTCTGACTCTCGTTTTGATCACAATGAATACATGTCAGTAAGGTGTCTTGTTCAACATTTGCGGTGTTGTTTCTGCCATTAAGGAAATGAAAATTCATGGCATTTAGGCAGGCAAGGATCAAGTAGCCGTGATGAGGCTGAGTCAGATGTTATGTAGGAGTGGAAATTCCAGTTCTTCTAAGCATTGTGCTAGTTAACAGAAACACTTTTCTTTCTCGTTGCTATTCCATCAACTGCTGCCTGGTGATTAATAAATAATATGTCTTAATCACTTTTTTTGAATGGAGTTGCTTTTTAAAGCACATTGATTTTAACAACCATAAGGGTGTTGCATACTGTTGGTGAAACTGGTGGAAGACTTCAGAGGAGATGTTTCAAAGTTAATACGCCCTGCTTGTTTACAGAGACTTTTTGACATGTCTGACTACAAGTTCTGTTGGACTGGAAGAAAACTGTGATCTTTGAATGATACTTCTCAAAATGTAATAGAACGATTGTACTAGTGTATATGGCTTTTTGGGCAATGTGGGGAGGGGTTTAGGGGTAAGGGGCCTCACTTGGTCCAtctctgttgttttttccagGATAAAGCCAAAGGCCATTGGCTATCTGGCTGTCCCCTTTTTTCCTGTTGTCCTTTGTGGCAGCAGGACTGTCACTCGGAGCTTCTGCGCTCCCTGTCCCTCTACCGTAGGTCTCGGAGCCGCCTGCCCAGCTCAGAAGTGCCCGTCACTCGCCGAGACCTCTCCCCTCTGGCCTAGTGATGAGCTGCAAGAACTGTGCAGACTGATAAGAGAATAAAGAgaggactgaaaaataaaatagagaacaATTCAGACAATTGTTATGGCTTCATTAACCAGTGACACTTGCTAATGTAGCACCGAGTGCATCTCGGAGCGCTCCACTAAGACAAAACGCTGTGCAGTGCTCCAGAGACTTGAGGGATgagaaaagaaaattactttcaaAATTCACCATGTTTCTGTACCACAAACAGATCTGTTTTGTACTgcgtttttgttatttatttcacaaGACTGCTGCATAACGCGTATCAATAAAATATATtccaaaaaggagaagaaaatgtgtAATTAAACGTGGTGATTCTAAGTGGAAGCTTTTGGACTAGTTTCTGTTGTAATGTGAAATTTCCTTGTTTTGCTCTACTTGCACATCTTCCCTTTTCCCTGAGGATCTATTGACCCAGTCTTGTTTGAATAAGTGCTTTTTGCTTTGCTGTCACGCAAGAGTTGAAGCTTTTGCtatgggtggtttttttgtgcaGGTCACATTTCACTGCAAAAGGTGTTAACAAATGTTCTACATCTCACTTAGGGTCAGACCAGTCaggttttttaaattaataaaaacttTTATTAATTGAAATTGTCTCCTGTTATTATTTGATTCTTACTTGACTGcatcagagagagaaaagaacctTTTGCTTCATTGTTTTGTCAATATGATAAATTGTCTTTTGTGAGGTGTTATTTTTGTCTAGGTCCTTTGATATTTGTTAGGTTGGCAGATGGGGTTTGGCGTGTGGCGAGATAGAAACTAAGGACCAGGGTAAGAGAAAAAAAGTTGCTATATTCTTAGTGTAAAATCGTGCGTTCTAAAAGGCTTATTTGTCACTTCAGCAATTCATAACTCTCTGTGTCCTTTCTCTCCTCAGGTGTGGTGTCAGTGAGCTTTGAAGAGGATGAAGATGGAAACTTATGTCTAATAGCTTATCCGTTAAATGGGGACCACAATAATTTAGAAAACTTAGATAATTCTGACTGTGAACCCAAAAGTAAGCTGTTACGATGGACTAACAAAAAGACAATGTTGTTAGAAAACGAGAAGATATCTAAGGAGTGGGTCCGACAgcacaggaaagaggaaaaaatgaagagGTAAGTTTGTTGGGGGAGCTGGAATGTGGAGCATTGAAGCAAAACGTCTTTTGCTGTCAAATTACAATCCGGTTTCTGGAATTCCATagagttttccagaactattTTACTTtcgttttcttttcttctctcgtttcttttttctttttcctgacccTGTCAGTACAAACGGGTTCAGTGGTGAAACCACTATGTTCTCAATCTGGTAGCACGTTGAGTCTTTTCAGTATGTTTTTGCTGTGGTCAATTGAAAAAGGTTTCCCAATGTTGTTTTTGAAGCCTTtgcaagtaataataataatataaaaccTGCAAAAGCACAATAGTtgtataaaactgaaaaaaaagtgtTACTCTGTATGGCATACTTGTGTAGCCATCCTGCTTTATCTCTCTTAGTGACGTTTTCCCCCTCATTCATTTATGTTAATTGTGCCCACTGTAAACTACTGAGATGCATTGTGCCAAAAACAGTGACCTTAACAAATGGTAGGGCTGACAGCatattgctgctgcttctgttacTTCTGTGGAAGTAATTCACACTGGTAAAGAATATATGAGGAGAGCTACTATGTGTTTTGTAACGTATTTGCCTATAAGCTAATTTATATGGAAATAGTTTTATTAAGATTAAAATATTACTGGTGGACAACTTGTCCAGTTATGCAGAAAGCAAAATCAAGCTTATGCTGGCTGTTAACGAAGGTGCACAAATGTAAAGCTAAATCCACTGACAACCTCTTTAAAGTGATTATTTTCCTACTTGACCTCTAATTTGCTGCTTGGTCTTGTTTTCTAGTCACAAATTGGAGGAAGAATTTGAGTGGCTGAAGAAATCTGAAGTCTTGTATTATACTGtagagaaaaaaggaaatgtcAGTTCCCAGTTTAAACACCACAATCCTTGGAGCATGAAATGTCACCAGCAGCAGTTACAGCGAATGAAGGAAAATGCAAAACACCGCAATCAATATAGTATCCTTTCCTTGGAGCAAAGGAATGAGTTGggctttgctttttattccttgAACGTGCCAGATAAAAGTACAGCACAGCCTTAATCCAGAGAGGCTCTGAAGTCGTGATTTATTTGGTGACTTTGAAGTGATCGCCCTTACTTCCCAGAACACGGGCTTTTCCAGCATGTAATAAAGCAGCTGGGCTAGGAAATTCAGGTAGCTTAATCCAAAAAAAGATCTTGCTGTATGCAGGCTTGGATGCAACCGATAAATCCTGCAAAAATACCAATATCTGTATAATTGGGTTAACAAATTCCTCACGTGTGAGGGAGTTCCGAGGAATGGGTCACTAGAACATCTCTGACTACTAAACTGCTGAGAACGATGGAGAGCACTTCATGGCTGGTATCCTCACCAGCTCACTGTAGCTGATGATGAAATGACCCAAGTAAAGTGTGTGATACCTCTGGAACAGTTTTACTACGAATATTCTGAAGTAGGTTTTTAACTCTCTGTTCCAGAGGTGATGTGAAAATGCTTCACAGTTTTTGACTGGTAACTGAAGCACACAAAATCTTAATTTCCCCCTGCAAAAAAAAACTCTTGCTAGGCAGGAAGTACTTCGTAATTCCATGTCTGTGCCTCAGGTGCCAAATTATATTTCTCCAAGTCCCTGTTTACTTTCTTTTCCCCACTTAATATGGAAATTCACCTGTCTTCTCTAGAGACCAGTGAAACTGAAACTGGATACATACACATGGCATAAAGCAGAGTGGGTAACTGTCATCTTTCACTATTATATACTGGGTGTGGTTTAGGTCTGCTTAGAATTAAGACTGTGACACACTAAAATCTTTGGTGAGGGTTTTAAAACCTGTATTCCTCATTGTGTGGATGGTTCCTTAACTAGTCAGAATTCATTTTGTTGGAAAACCTAACATCTCGATACGAAGTACCGTGTGTGTTGGACCTGAAGATGGGGACCCGCCAGCACGGGGACGACGCATCAGAAGAGAAGAAGGCGAATCAGATCCGCAAGTGCCAGCAGAGCACGTCGGCCGTCATCGGCGTGCGGGTCTGCGGCATGCAGGTGAGTGGAAAACCACTTTTGTGGAGCGCAATAGACCCATCTCTGATTTCTTTTGTTATGTAGTCAGCCCACATGTTGCTGTCTTTGGGATGCTGTGCTTAGTTTCCTTCAGCGAGAGGAACGAGGTTTTTGGGTGGGGTTTATCAGTCGAAGGTGGCAGCGCTTACAGGAGCAGCCTCTGCCACGTGCTTTGCTTCTCTGAGTGCGTAAACAATCTCCTGCACGATAGCAATTCAAGATTACGTAGTGAACTTACTGATTAATGTTTCGGGATGGTGTAGGAAACCGCTGGCAGGAGGATCTGCCAGTACCTGCGTTTTGCATAAGGCATGTGCAGATCTGCCAGAATGTTGAGAAGCGATCGGTTCTGTCTTGTAGACTTGGAAAAGCCACAGATCTTCCACTGCTTCAAGTAGGCGTGTTGCAGGCAAGAAGTGGCTTGGTAAATGTGATAAGGCTCGTGGTCAAATAAGGAGATAGAGTTGCCTGGACTTTCACCTGagttttttgtttacttgtttctgTATTCCCAGAGTAACAGATGGGAAACAACTTGTTTGTATTCGAGGCTTTTCTGGAGCCTCTCTCTTCCTGTCTGGTCGATTCCAGGAACTCCAGCAgtgtttgctgggttttgttcCACTGTTGGCATGCGTGACATTCAGCTCCCTGTTCAGCTTCAGGGAAAAGCACGAGGCAGAAATGGAAGCGATCGTGTGCTGGGGTCTGAGCGGGGCCTGCTCATTGTTCCCGCGCTCCAGAACAGGGACTCTGGAGGCACCCACTGTCCTGACTTGACCCAGGTGTTGAGGCATCACCAAGCCGTGTGGTGGATGGACTGTCCTGTAGGAAGGGATCTTCCCACAGGAGCACCCGCTGTCTTTAAACACACAGGATTTTGGggcacactgtggttttctgTCGGTGTTTGGTGTCACTTAGAGCTCAGCACTCGGTGCATCGGCTGCTGTGCCTGGGAGCAGTGGCTGGTCAGGAGCTGAGTGAGTGGCTGCGGTACAAGTTGCAGCTTGACTGTGCGGATCTTGGCTGCAGCTTTCCCAGTTTCACTTAAACTCCTCATTCTTAAATTCCTGGTGGTAAAGCCCAAATCTGAACTGAAGGAAATTTCCATTTCCTCCGTGCTGAGTTCCACAGACACTGctggatctgttgctgcagtTTCTGTCATGATGCAAGAAAAATTGTAAGAGAGTAGTATCTCATCTTGTAAAAGCTTTCTGTAGCATGTcgctgggttttttctttcctgccacCCCCCCTTCAAGGCTCTGTGTCAGTATTACCAGCAATTTCAGttattccttttcttctgtgtttgtatGCGCAGGTCTACCAGGCAGGCACTGGCCAGCTGATGTTCATGAACAAATACCATGGAAGGAAACTCTCAGTCCAAGGATTTAAAGAAGCACTTTACCAGTTCTTTCATAATGGCAAATACCTGCGCAGGGAACTCTTTGAATCTGTTATCAAAAAACTGACTGAACTCAAGTCTGTCCTGGAGAAGCAGGAGTCTTACCGCTTCTACTCGAGCTCCTTGCTGATCATTTATGATGGGAAGGAAAGGCAGGAGGTCGCTGTCGACTCGGACCCGGAGGACTTGGAGGATCTTTCGGAGGAATCTTCGGACGAGTCTGCAGGAGCGTATGCCTACAAACCAACCGCTAGTACTGTCGATGTCCGCATGATAGACTTTGCCCACACAACCTGCAAGTACTACGGAGAAGATAGCGTGGTGCATGAGGGCCAAGACACGGGTTATGTTTTTGGACTTCAGAATTTAATAGATATTATTAAAGAAATAAGAGACGAAAGTAGCGAATAAACAGTGGGGATGCACAGCAGTAGAAAGCACTATTGTGACTCTTTGTATTCCAGAATTATTGGCCACTTTCTGGTGGTAGGAATCTCTACAGGCTCTGCAGGGATGGTCCCGTCAGAGTCAGACTTGTTCAGAGGGCATTTACTTCCATTGGTGCTGGACCTAGCACTGGCAAAACTTGGTATCcttatttattttaactttctTAAACATTCCATATTTGATTACTCAGATACCTCTGTTATCCCTGTGTGTATACGTTCCAATAAAATTCTTTTTGTTCATTGTAAGTGATGCTTCTGTTGTTGCTGGTGCCCGAGGAAGAGGTGAAGCTCCGAGTTCTCTCTGGTGTGACCCAGAAGCAGCGTGTGAACAGCAGCCTccagttgcaccggggaggtttagattggatgctgggaacagtttcttccccaaagggctgtggggcattggaacaggctgcccagggcagtgctggagtcaccatccctggagggctgaacagacggagatgaggttctcagggacatggggcagtgccaggggtgggttatggttggactctatgatcttgaggatctctccCAACCAAATTGTTTCTAGGGgggctccagaggtcccttccaaccagaatgatgtGACTTAGATAAGTGAGAACTTTTATCTTCGAAAACATGTTTCCTGTTTCAGGATCTTGTAAACTCGATCTCATGCCATGGAACCCATTTCTAGAGAGGCTATTGACTCTTTTTAATGTAAGACAAACCAAAAGGTGTAAAACTCCTCCAGGATCGGCTGCAGTGGCAGCAATGAGGGGGGAGCTGCAGAGCTTGAACCACTTTGAATCTTCCTTGGGACAAAGAGATGGGAATGAAATGTTTGAAAGTGAGAGCAACTCCAAACCACTGGTTGTTCTTTTAAGAGGAATACTTATTCATTTAACCGTTTTTAGATAGATTATTTCTCTCCTGGTGAAGCTTGGAAGTGATCGGGGTTGTGCAAAAGCAAACCAGGTGTGCAAGTGCCACGGTAAGTGTGGGAGTGTTGCTGCTTGTTGGGGTTGTCCAGGGTAAAGCAGCAGGTTTAGGTAGCAATGGAGATTTTTGGGGAGGTGGATGATGCCGGGATCGTCTCCCCAGCCCGTCCGGCTCCCCGCGGGATGGGTGGGATGTGATGGGGAGGCTGCAGATGTGCTGCAAGGTCACCCCCTGCCTTCCCCTGCAGCTTCAGTTTCCTATTCCCTGGCTGTTGCTATCGAGTTCTCCTGATCAAAGTCTCTCTGCTGGCTGCCCCGTGTTCTCTTGGACTTGAAGAGGCTTTTTACCTTTGCTCTTAGAGCATCAGTCTGTAgttaccttttttgtttgttccacAGCATTCAGGCACAAACCAATATTGGTATTAAACAGGCGTTTTTACATCTTGTGGCCACCTCACTACTTTGTATCTGAACGTGGTGAGGATTTATTTCCCCACGAGGTGGGTTTGTCCATCCTTAACTTGCCATTTTTTGCTGCTTCATGAGTCTCTGGTGCTGGGTGCAGCTGAGGGACcctgagctcctcctggcaccaggGGCGGGATGGGGCTGGTGATTCTTGGCATGGGGAGGCAAAATGCTTTGGGCAGTGACCGGCGAGGTTCTGATagggtgagaggaaatggcctcaagttgtgccatgggaggtttagatgggatattcaGAAAAACactttcctggaaagggctgtggggcattggaacaggctgcccagggcagtgctggagtcaccatccctggagggttggacagacggacatgaggttctcagggacatcaggcagtgccaggggtggggaaacggttggactctatggtcttgggggtctcttccaaccaaattgaTTCTACTcttctgcctgctgtccccaaggtgcgtgctgtgggtgccctcctgtccccagggtgttcaCTGTAGGCGTGAGTCAGTGCCTGGAACACAGAGCGGCCGTGGCTGCAACGTGATGTTTCCTTTTCGGTTCTCCGGCTTAGGATGCGATGCCCTCTGCTAATGAGCTAACAAGCAGCCTCTTGGCAGCAGCGCTGCGTATGAATAAGCCCGCCTGTGCAGATTCATCTGATACACCGTTTGACTTTGTAGCCCGAACTTAGCTCGGATAAAGTCCTCTAATGTACTTGTGTGACGTAGGAACTCTGGAGGGAATTCATACAATCCGATGAGAACAATCGCATTTGCTGTGATGCAAGCTGCCTCCAGAACAAGTCCCCTTTGTTCCGCTGCCTGCAGGCAGGGCCCTGGGGACGGGCAGGGAGCTGCCGGCTCGGTAATGCTGCTGGGGGTAAGCTTGGCTCTAGACTGGGTCTCAGACCAGCGCGGTGCCAGCAGCCAGAGCCACTGGGGGTgcgtatataaaaataataacaataatgaagAGAATAATAATAATCCGGGTGGAATTGGTGCTGCTGCAGGAAGGCACGGGGACAAACCCAACCCCTGCGCTGCGAAAATCCATCTGCCAATGTTGTCAGAGGATTAGtgagggctgtgccagggctgcaAAGCAACAACAAGGTGGTTGGGAGCTTCCTGCAGCGCTGGGAAGGGGGAGCGGGAACACAAATGACCTTGTTTATTAGTTGCTTTAAAAGCTTCAAAATATCAGGAGGAACTGCACATTGATCTAAACCACGGGCATCCCGGGCTGTGTCCTTAGGAGTTAAACAGGGGGTGACCCACATGGCGAGTTGCTCTGAATGATATATTCCCTTGCAAAGCTCAAGAGCgggtttgttttccttccatgCTGTTCTGCACAAACCCCTCAGAGTGGTTCCTTGTGCTTGTGGAAAGGCCATTGTGTCACTGCCGGGGGACACGCTGGGGTGGAGCGGGGATCCCGCAGCCCCCCTGCGAACAGCCACCCCTCACCCCTGCGCCGGGGCTGCGCGGGGAACGGCGCTGGGACAAGCAGGTTGTAACCTTGGAGGATCTGGGACGAGCAGGTTGTAGCCTTGGAGGATCTGGGACGAGCAGGTTGTAACCTTGGAGGATCTGGGACGAGCAGGTTGTAGCCTTGGAGGATCTGGGACGAGCAGGTTGTAGCCTTGGAGGATCTGGGACGAGCAGGTTGTAACCTTGGAGGATCTGGGACGAGCAGGTTGTAGCCTTGGAGGATCTGGGACGAGCAGGTTGTAACCTTGGAGGATGTGTCGTTGTCAGGAGGTCCAGGGGTTGCCCATCTCTTGGGCCACGGCAGGGGCTGGAGTGGGTGGATAAGGGGAGAGCAACAGCCGGGCTGCGGAAGAGACCCAAAGGCTTTTCTGTTCCTGTTTTTCTTCCACTGTTGCGGGGCCAccggacaaggggtgatggtttaaactaaagcagggagattcaggctggacatgagggaaggtattttttccactgagggtggtgagagcctggcccaggtacccagagaggtggtggatgaaccatccctggagacatcccaggccaggctggacggggctctgagcaacctgagctggtgaagatgtccctgctcatggcaggggtggcactgggggagatgtgaaggtcccttccaactattctatgattctatggcctGAGCATGGCTCTGTTCTTCCCCAGGCACTAATACCCCAGCTGGGTAcaggctgtgctggcagcagcgctgggaatcagcagccgggctgggtccctgctctgtcctggggagcactgagccctggcagAGTCAcctctatggggcagccccatagccagccaggggctggggggccgggCAGCCTGTGCCCCTGGCAGGGACGCCCCACTCTGCAGACGCTGCAGCTTCTGCTGCGGGGAGGACGATGCTGAGTGCACGTCTGCCTtcctcgcggctcccccgtgtCTGCTCCCCTCCCTGGCCGCTGCTTCCTGAGCCTCCGAGGGGACCCACCTTTTCCTGCCAGCCCAGCCCGAGCGAGGCCGTTGCCGCCCTGCCCCGGCTGCTGTGACGTGCTGGGCCTGATCCCGCACTGGGCTTTGCAGGGCCTGGCTGAGTGGCAGCGCGTGGTCCAGCCTGGCTGGACCTGAGCACCCCCAGCGttgtgtccccatggtccccccaGCGCGATGCTGCGCTGGCCCCGGGCTCACGGGGAGCTGGCCTTACATAAATAGGTCACTTCCAGCCCAAAAGTGGGGCGGCTGCCGGGAATCGCCTTGGGTCAGCTGGCCAGAGATGAAACGCATTCCTGCGGCCGGCGCCGGTTTCTCCGGTGAATTGAGCTCAGCTTTACTGCCGAgttgctggggatggggacaggaggtTAAGTGGGACCTGCCAGGGCCTTTTGACAGGTGGCAGCCCCGGCATTGGGGCTGGACAGGAGCAAGAAGAGGCAAAGGACAACCCATTGTCCCCCAAAGGAGAGGACAcctctgtccccacgctgtccccatcctGCGATGCTGCCTCTTGAGTAGCCACTGGACGTCATCCCCCAAGCTGAATCGCTGCTGGCAGAGAGGGGCACACAAGTGGCTTTTTGTGGAGGAAGAGCAAAATGTTTCCTCATGGCCAGGCAGCAgcatccccacagtgtccctgtgaCCCCTGCCCGAGGGACAGCGCTGTGTCCCATTCACCCTGTGCCCTGGCACTGCAAAGCGCTCGGTCCCCAGCAATGCCGCGGGCACATCCTCCTGCCCCGAGCCGTGCTGGGGACACGGTGGCTCCTGCTGCGGGGGGATGGa from Patagioenas fasciata isolate bPatFas1 chromosome 10, bPatFas1.hap1, whole genome shotgun sequence includes the following:
- the IP6K2 gene encoding inositol hexakisphosphate kinase 2 → MSPAFGAMEVDHYSKGVLLEPFVHQVGGHSCVLRFNDKTICKPLIQREHQFYETLPTEMRKFTPQYEGVVSVSFEEDEDGNLCLIAYPLNGDHNNLENLDNSDCEPKSKLLRWTNKKTMLLENEKISKEWVRQHRKEEKMKSHKLEEEFEWLKKSEVLYYTVEKKGNVSSQFKHHNPWSMKCHQQQLQRMKENAKHRNQYKFILLENLTSRYEVPCVLDLKMGTRQHGDDASEEKKANQIRKCQQSTSAVIGVRVCGMQVYQAGTGQLMFMNKYHGRKLSVQGFKEALYQFFHNGKYLRRELFESVIKKLTELKSVLEKQESYRFYSSSLLIIYDGKERQEVAVDSDPEDLEDLSEESSDESAGAYAYKPTASTVDVRMIDFAHTTCKYYGEDSVVHEGQDTGYVFGLQNLIDIIKEIRDESSE